Proteins encoded together in one Psychrobacter sanguinis window:
- the dprA gene encoding DNA-processing protein DprA: protein MNSALLNECSTFTLEQRAILILWQRVNTSLSAFYKLKKHFGSAQSALQQGESKWTTLGIHAKHIARHRQASTENDEAFIADIEKRRAGDEFQVLFQEGSDYPQQLLQLFNPPPLLFYRGNGSLLNAAQIAIVGSRKPTQKAQKLTFDMAQYLAKTGYIITSGLAQGVDAQAHLGALAQNSEQCGRTIGVMGTGIDVYYPVPHRALFERIINEGGCIISELLPGIKPNKHTFPRRNRIVAGLSLGTNVTEAAIKSGSLITARLTSEQGKQVFALPSSIDNSNAEGCHHLIREGATLVYHPDQIIEDLCSQLLAPGSFTKHEEQLKQEGIDLPNNKDGQSDYKKNKSETLSLFNQSSFTAFASNDNAKPVLKEKKSATISKHLQPLWVHIEFDFQDLDALIIKTKLDTPSLLSQLMELELLGVITQVGGRYQRLTN, encoded by the coding sequence ATGAATAGTGCCCTATTAAATGAATGCTCTACCTTTACGCTTGAGCAACGGGCTATCTTAATTTTATGGCAACGGGTTAATACCTCACTGTCTGCTTTTTATAAACTCAAAAAGCATTTTGGTTCGGCTCAAAGTGCGTTACAACAAGGTGAATCGAAATGGACAACATTGGGTATTCATGCGAAGCACATTGCTCGGCATAGGCAAGCCAGTACCGAGAATGATGAAGCTTTTATTGCCGATATTGAAAAGCGCAGAGCAGGCGATGAATTTCAGGTTTTATTTCAAGAGGGCAGTGACTATCCTCAGCAGTTATTGCAGCTGTTTAATCCCCCGCCTTTATTGTTCTATCGTGGCAATGGAAGTTTGTTAAATGCTGCACAAATAGCAATCGTTGGCAGTCGCAAACCGACTCAAAAAGCACAAAAGCTTACCTTTGATATGGCCCAATATCTAGCAAAAACGGGATATATTATTACCAGCGGGCTGGCACAAGGGGTGGATGCTCAAGCACATTTAGGGGCTTTGGCACAAAATTCAGAACAGTGTGGACGCACTATTGGGGTAATGGGAACTGGTATAGATGTTTATTATCCTGTTCCGCATCGGGCGCTGTTTGAGCGTATCATTAATGAAGGTGGCTGTATTATCAGCGAACTTCTACCTGGCATTAAACCTAATAAACACACCTTTCCACGACGCAATCGTATTGTGGCCGGTCTAAGTTTGGGCACTAACGTTACCGAAGCAGCAATCAAAAGTGGCTCACTGATTACCGCTCGGTTGACCTCAGAGCAGGGTAAGCAGGTCTTTGCTTTACCGAGCAGTATTGATAATAGTAATGCAGAAGGTTGTCACCATCTCATTCGAGAAGGGGCTACTTTGGTCTATCATCCGGATCAAATTATTGAAGATCTGTGCAGCCAGTTATTAGCACCTGGAAGTTTTACAAAACATGAAGAACAGTTAAAGCAGGAAGGAATAGATTTACCCAATAATAAAGACGGACAGTCTGATTATAAAAAAAACAAGTCTGAGACCTTATCTTTATTTAATCAGAGTTCGTTTACAGCCTTTGCTTCAAATGATAACGCTAAACCTGTTTTAAAAGAAAAAAAGTCTGCTACTATTTCAAAGCACCTTCAGCCTTTATGGGTTCATATTGAGTTTGACTTTCAAGATTTAGATGCCTTAATCATCAAAACTAAGTTGGATACACCCAGTCTTTTGAGTCAGCTAATGGAGTTAGAACTGTTGGGGGTGATTACCCAAGTTGGGGGTCGGTATCAACGACTGACAAATTAG
- a CDS encoding TIGR01777 family oxidoreductase, with protein MDILISGGSGFLGSALSQWLYEKQGGEVSITWLSRDNTQSHPSYINMMSYEELSETLLSFDVVINLAGAGIADKRWSETRKRELFDSRVQPTQSVLDYIDRIEQKPKLLISGSAIGWYGAQGDKPLDESSQHYSKQANPQTFKEDFAHQLCDSWEELAISATKMGVEVVLVRTGVVIHPEGGMLGRLITPLKMGAGGQIGDGKQIMSWISREDWVRAVAFIIERHLSTEAHTSQLSNDSKPVSIYNLTSPNAVDNATFTKTLGDWLNRPTIMTMPAPVLKMMFGEMSTLLIDGQKVLPKALLDAGFEFQHPDLAGALVNQ; from the coding sequence ATGGATATTTTAATCAGCGGTGGATCAGGATTTTTAGGTAGTGCTCTGAGTCAGTGGCTATATGAAAAGCAGGGAGGCGAGGTGAGTATTACTTGGCTGAGCCGTGATAACACGCAATCACATCCTAGTTATATTAATATGATGAGTTATGAAGAGTTAAGCGAGACGCTGCTTAGTTTCGATGTGGTGATCAACCTTGCCGGTGCTGGCATTGCCGATAAACGGTGGAGTGAAACCCGTAAGCGCGAATTGTTTGACAGTAGAGTACAGCCCACGCAGTCAGTTTTGGACTATATAGATCGTATTGAGCAAAAGCCTAAACTGCTTATCAGTGGTTCAGCAATAGGCTGGTATGGCGCTCAAGGCGATAAACCTCTTGATGAAAGTAGTCAACACTACTCAAAACAGGCAAACCCACAGACCTTTAAGGAGGATTTCGCCCACCAACTGTGTGATAGTTGGGAGGAGCTCGCAATCTCAGCGACCAAGATGGGCGTCGAAGTGGTGTTAGTGAGAACGGGGGTCGTGATTCACCCCGAAGGTGGGATGCTGGGTAGATTAATCACGCCTTTAAAAATGGGTGCAGGGGGTCAAATAGGCGATGGTAAGCAAATTATGAGCTGGATCAGCCGCGAAGACTGGGTGAGAGCGGTGGCGTTTATTATTGAGCGTCATCTTTCTACCGAGGCTCATACTTCGCAGTTATCAAATGATAGTAAACCGGTCTCTATCTATAACTTAACTTCCCCGAATGCTGTGGACAATGCCACTTTTACTAAGACGTTGGGGGATTGGTTAAACCGACCGACCATTATGACAATGCCAGCTCCTGTATTAAAGATGATGTTTGGCGAAATGTCGACTTTGCTAATCGATGGTCAGAAAGTATTGCCGAAAGCATTATTGGACGCAGGCTTTGAGTTTCAACACCCAGATTTAGCGGGTGCCCTCGTCAATCAGTAG
- a CDS encoding L-threonylcarbamoyladenylate synthase has product MNLNTQNITTEIEQAAQWLQQGKLLAYPTESVWGIGCDAYNEEAVNQILTIKNRPAEKGMIVVTDNIDRVRPLIDQLPVQRQQQIIDSWAPQSNKGDASRDTQQAHTWLLPLPLSKSELQSKSESELTALAQQDPVIPYWITGKHNSIAVRVINHPLIAQLCKKMVSDSNPYGLIVSTSCNPSGQAPAVTFEQAYAYFKEDIGYLQGDTLGYTLPSQIREGLTGDIIR; this is encoded by the coding sequence ATGAACTTGAACACCCAAAATATTACCACTGAAATTGAGCAAGCCGCTCAGTGGTTGCAGCAAGGTAAACTGCTGGCCTATCCGACAGAAAGTGTCTGGGGCATAGGCTGTGATGCTTATAATGAGGAAGCCGTTAATCAAATTCTCACCATAAAAAACAGACCCGCTGAAAAAGGGATGATTGTGGTTACTGATAATATTGATCGGGTTCGTCCCTTGATTGATCAGTTACCCGTTCAGCGTCAGCAGCAGATTATCGACAGTTGGGCGCCTCAATCAAATAAGGGTGATGCATCCAGAGACACTCAACAGGCGCATACTTGGCTTTTGCCATTGCCTTTGTCTAAATCTGAGCTTCAATCTAAGTCTGAATCTGAGCTAACGGCTCTAGCACAGCAAGACCCTGTTATTCCCTATTGGATAACGGGCAAACATAACTCGATAGCTGTCAGAGTCATCAATCATCCGTTGATTGCTCAACTTTGTAAGAAAATGGTTAGTGACAGCAATCCTTATGGTTTAATTGTCTCTACCAGCTGTAATCCATCGGGGCAAGCACCTGCGGTCACTTTTGAGCAGGCATATGCTTATTTTAAAGAGGACATCGGCTATTTGCAGGGTGATACTTTGGGTTACACGTTACCCAGTCAGATTAGAGAAGGCTTAACAGGCGATATCATTCGATAA